The nucleotide window GTGCGCATACGGGCCAAAATGCCCAGCAACATATACATGCCCGGCTGATTGATAAGGCAAAACAGATCTTATCTACAACTAATCTGTCGGTAAGCGAAGTAGCCTATTCATTAGGATTCGAGTATGCTCAATCTTTCAGCAAACTTTTTAAAAGCAAAACCAGTCTTTCACCATTAGCATTCAGGCAGCAGTTTAACTAGCATATTCCCTGAACCTATAGTGTGTTATGAAGCCGGCTGCGCAAGCCCCGGGTTTTTGGCCGCATGAAACAAAAGGCCGGACAATAAGAAAAGTGCCGCAAAAAATGCCCCCACTGATACTATTTCGCTGGAGGAACTGCCGGGATAATGATTCATTCCGGAAAGTAAAGCAATCCCGGTTAGTATTATTAGTGACGATACCATCGCATACATAGTGCGTTCCATACCCGAAGACCTGAGCCGTGAAAACAGGATACCAATTACTACCACCAGCACTATGGCAGCATACATAATATTGCCGGCATTAGGCCCGCTGCCAATAAGACCAACAGCCATATTAGCCCAAATCATCAAAAATGTAGTACCCAGCGCAACGATAATTGCTATGCGATACACCCAGTTGGGTGCGAACCGGTTAATTAATACATAGGTGAGACCCGTGCCGGATATCAGGGCACCCATGATTAAAAAATCTGCTACGCTCCAATTGACCTCGCTGGTAAATTGCATCGCCACAAAAGGTATCATTAGTATAGTAACAGTGACCAATGCAATGGTCATCAAAGAACGAGAAAGTTTTACCTGCTTTTTCATAACTATCTTTTTAATGAACTTTACTTAATTTAAAAGCACTTTGAATTACAAAGCAAAAATAAGCATTTATCGGTTAAAAAAAAATATTTTCAATTATAAGCAGCTATTTCTTTCTGTTGAGCTCTAAACTGCCTATTTAGTTGACATGTCGCATTCAACACCAATGATTGTCGCTAACCACCAGTTCTTTTATATGCAGAGATGCTGAGCTTTGTAAGATCAAAAATGTTTTATATGAAAAAGCCTTTTCTAAACTTTTATTGTGCTATGGCATTGGTTGTATCAGTTATAGCCTGTCGGCAGCCGGTTCCAAAAGAAACAGCCGGTAAACAGTCTTCAGATAGTAGCAGCCAGCAAATGCCGGTACCAAAAGACACGGGTTATGCCGATGTAAATGGGTTGAAACTTTATTATGAAGTATACGGGCAGGGACAACCTATCGTGCTACTACACGGGTCTTTTATGACCATACCACTAAACTGGTCACATATTATTCCGTTGCTCGCGCCGAACCGCCGGGTTATCGTAGCTGAAATGCAGGGTCATGGAAGAACCCGCGATATATCCCGTGAATTCGGCTATGAAGCTATGGCGGATGATGTATCCGGCTTGCTGAAGCATCTTAAGGTGGATAGTGCTGATGTATTGGGTTACAGTATGGGAGGCGGCGTGGCTTTCCAGATGGCAGTGCGGCATCCGGCGCAGGTACGACGCCTGATTATATTATCAGGAACCTACGCACATGATGGTTGGTGGCCGGATGTAGAAGCCAGTTATGCCGGGATTAATGCCGAAATGTTCAGAGGAACTCCCATTCAAAAACAGTATGACAGTTTGGGTAACGATCCCGCACATTTTTCCGAATTTGTAAAAAAGGTAATGAGCATCGATCTGAAGCCATACGATTGGACAGCAGCTGTGCAACAAATAAAAGCGCCGCTATTTATGGCAATTGGCGATGCGGATGGTGTGCGTTATGAACATGCGCTTGAATTGTTTCGTGCGAAGGGAGGCGGAAAAATGGGTGACATCCATGGCCTGCCGCAATCCCGTTTAGCTATTCTGCCCGGCACCACTCATATTGGTATGATGCAGCGAACAGACTGGCTGATACCTATGATCAATGAATTCCTGGATGCGGATTTGACCGCTCCTCCTCCGACATTTTAGGTTCAGTTATTGTGCTTTGAAAATCGCCTGCAAATGATCTCACCTCCATTGGGTTAAACGTTTATTGCAAGCTGTTAACAACAAAAAGGCAATAACAACAAGCGTAAAGGCTGACGGCGAACCTGCATCAAAATTTGGAAAGACTGGAACAATACCGGGCTTTTCGCGCGGGAGCCTGTCATAAAATAAAACGCTAAGCAATTGAACTACCTGTATTTTCGAACGGCAGGAAAAAAGAAAAAACAGAGCCCTCTCCTTTTTTACTCTCCAGCGTAAAATGTCCTCCATGGCGATGGATAATTTGCGCAGAGATATATAAACCAAGTCCCATGCCTGGCGCCAGATGGGTATGCCCGTCTGTTGTGCGAAAGAAACGTTCAAATACTTTTTGCTGATCTTGCTCTGCAATGCCCTCTCCCTGATCTTTTACGCTGACCCTGATGCCATTGGCCTGAGTGGCGGAACCAATAGTTATTAATGTGTCGGGCGACGAATATTTAATAGCATTAGATAACAGATTGGTTATTACCTGACCAATCCTTTCCCGATCCACTTTTATCAGCGGAAGGGGCTCCGGGTGTAATACAAAATAGCTGGAAGTTGTGGGCTGTATTTCTTCAATGCGCTCGTGCAGTAATTCGTTGATATCTGTATCTTCAGTATGTAGCTGCAACTTTCCTTCCTGCACTCTTGTGAGATCCAGTAATTGATTGATGAGACTGATCAACCGGTCCACCTGTCCGTTTAACCGTGCAAGTAAATTGGCGTTCTTATGATCTCCGGCCCGCTCCAGATTGGCCTGAACCAGCTGACCATATGCCTTGATGCTGGTTACAGGTGTTTTAAGCTCATGGCTGGCAATACCTATAAAATCGTCTTTTTGTTTCAGGAGCTGTTTTAATTGACGTTCACTCACCTTCAGCTCTTCTGTCGTTTTCTTGAGCTCATTAATATCTGTAATAACGGAAATAAAGCCCAGCACAACCCCTTTATCGTCTAAAAAGGGAATGGAACTAACCCGCGCCCAGATGGGATCAGCATCATCACCGAGATACTGCATTTCAAGAAAAGGCAGAATGGGGTCGCCTTTTAAAGCCCTGGTCCCCGGGTAATCATAGGGTTTTATCCTGCTCCCATCAGGTTGAAAAGCCAGCCACCGGTCAACATTTTTTTTATCCCGGGAGGGCATCATTCCGGTGGGTAAAAAGCGCCGCATCTCATCGTTCAACAAAACAGCCTCTCCCCTGGTATCGAAAAAACCCAGGCCGACGGGTGAAGCTTTAAATATGCTGGCCAGCAGCGATTCGCTTTGCTTTAACTGATCTTTAGCCTTTTGGGCTATCTGATCTTTTAGTTCCAACACCTGCCGCTCCCGATTCCTGCGTTCGGTAATATCCTGGCCAATCATCAGTACCTGGGAGACATTGCCGAAGGCATCTCTTTTAAATACTTTCCCCCTTACAGACAACAATACCCATTCGCCATTACTTTTTCGCAGCCTGTATTCTACTTTATTCTCTTCCTCGTCGGTAAGCGAAATGAAACGTTGATAATATTTCTCCAGAGCCGGCAAATCTTCGGGGTGAAATAAACGCCTACGTTCTGTATAAGAAATAGCAACCCTTTCGTCATCAAACCCCAGGGTAACCAATGCATCACGATTTGCATATATAATATCCCTCGAAGGTAAAGCTACCACCGACATCATATCGGGCATCACATCTGTAACGGCTTGTATTAAACGGGCTTGCTCCTGTAGTGCCTGTTCCGATTGTTTCCGTTCTGTAATATTATCACACGAAAACATCACGCCATCGTCAAGCTTTACAATTTTATAATACAACCACCAATCATATCCTTCCGCAGCATAATGAAGTTCGGTTTGCTGCATTGCTCCTGTTTCAGATGCTTTTACCATCAGCCCGAATAAGCCACTGATTCGAGCGTAAGGAAAAGATGCCAACAGGCTTTTGCCAGCCTTATCAATGCCCATCCGGATAGCTGCATCATTAAGCCATTCGTATATAAAATCGATGATAATTCCTTCCCTATCCCTAACTGCAACCAACTTAGCCAGCGCTATAGCCGAAACGTTGATCACTGCCTCCAGGCGCCTTTTTGCAGCCAGGGTTTCTAAATGATCCTTTTTTTGCGCCGTAATATCCCTGGTTGTCATAGTTACCCCATCCCCCTGTCTGACCAACGCCTGGTAAAACCACTGATCTTTGAATTGTTCATGGTAGTAAAACTGTTCCTGCTCACTGGGTATGCCGGTTTCTACCACCTTAACCATACGCTCAAAAATACCTGACAACATTACACCCGGATTGTGCTGCAGAAGGCTTTTGCCTATTACATCGCCATTCTGCTCAAGCCCTTTTTTATTCTGTACTTTCCATATAAAATCAATGATACCGCCCGATTGATCCCTCACCGCATCAAATGCCTGGATGATGTCAAGAGAGGAGTCTAATACAGAAAGGAGCAAAGCTTCGCCTCCCTGCCCGTGCTCACGGACGCTTACTTCATCAGATTTTTTATCCGAATAGTTCATTTGCTGAGGATCACCAGGGTTCATAACTGTTAAAACGGAATAAGGTGCCGCTAATTTAGTAAACTCTGCTGAACCCTAAATACGTTACCTTAAAAAAACAATTCAACCCGCATCTTTAAAAATCACCTTCTCCCATTTTATACATGTAATAACCTCTCATGCTGGAAACTTTTTTGTATTTTTCAAAACTTCAGTACTGCTCCATATACTGGCCATAAATATAAATAATGAGTTACCCCATTGAGATCAAGGACAAAGCAAAGAATACAAAGGGTATTAAGATAGAAGCCTTCAGAAAAAATGTAAGAACAACGGCGCCACACAAACACCATAGCTATATCGAACTGGTTTATTTATCCGCCGGTTCGGGCAGGCATACAATTGATGCAGACACTTTTATTATCATACCACCGGTTTTACATATCATTCAACAGGACCAACTGCATTTCTGGAATATAGATTCCGATCCGGCAGGCTATGTATTGATACTAAAAAAAACATTTGTCGACCAGTATTTTGATTATGAGCTTAACTATTTGCTATCCAGGGTCAGCACTTGCAGCGCTCTGAATATAGATCCCGAAAAAGCACCGGCTATAGAGTCGTTATTTGAACTGTTAGTGCAGGAAAATAAAGGAATTGAAAAACAAAACGCTGTTTTGATACACCTTATGAAAGCCTTACTTACAAAATTGTTGCAACAGCTACCCACTTCAGTAACAAAATCACCGGGAAATTTATACTTTTCATTTTGCGAACAGCTCTCTGCTTCAAAAAGCCTGATCAATAATGTTGCCTATTATGCCCGTCAGCTGCATACTTCGCCGCAAAACTTAAATGCCGCGTGTAAAAGACAAGCGGGCAAACCTGCTTCTGTAATCATATCAGCTCATATTGTATCTGAGGCATCCAGACTCCTGCTATACACCCAACAGTCCGTTTCAGAAATTGCCTACCGGTTGGGGTTTAAAGATAACTCCCATTTTACCAAATACTTCAAAAAGCATACAGGCTCTACGCCATCGCAGCTCAGACTTCCCTGAAGCAGGGATGTTATACCAATGTATTTTCAAATAGACCATTTTTTGATGTCCTGATTCTTAAATTTTGCTGGTACAGCGAAATTTAAAACATAATGACACGGGTTACTCTTCTTTTTTCAGCATTCCTTGCACCGTTATTTTGCCTGGCTCAAACCATTACTATCAAAGGCATCCTTCTTGACAGCTCCGACCAACAACCCATACGCAGCGTTACAATACATATTGTCGAAAAATCATCAGTTATTGTCGCAGGCGGCACAACTGACCAGCGCGGCACTTTTTCTATAAGTTTAACGGATAGACGGCCCGAAAAAATAAAATTCAGTCATGCTTCTTACAAGGATGTTGAAATAACATTCCCATCCCCCAACGGTTCAATAGCGAATATAGGGACCGTTCAACTGGTTCCACGGGTACAGTCGCTGGCTGCAATAATAGTGGACGGTCGTAAGGCCCCATCCTCATTTAAGATCGACCGGCAGGTATACCAGGCATCGCAGTTTGGCAATGCGGCCAACGGAACCGGAACAGATGTACTGAGAAATTTGCCTTCAGTATCCATTAATGCCCAGGGCGAAATTGCATTCAGAGGCTCGGGTAGCTTTCTACTCTTATTAAACGGCAAACCAACTCAGACCGACCCGGCCCTGGTGCTGGAACAATTGCCGGCTGGTTCCATTGAGCGGGTTGAAGTGATCACGAGTCCGGGTGCAGCCTACGACGCCGATGGAAAAAGTGGTGTTATCAATATCGTCACCAAAACCGGTGTAGAAGACGGATGGATGGTACAAGCCAATATAATGGGTGGAACTCCGCCATTAAATGATTTTGATAACAAACGATACAATAATCCCCAACGCTATGGGGTAGACCTATCCACCAGCTATAACAAAAAGAAATGGAACTGGAACCTGGGACTTAATTACCTGCGCAATGATATAGCGGGTTATCGGGAAGGAGATGTATATACTATAAGAGATGGCATAAAAACAAGCTTCCCCTCTTCAGGTGAGCGCAGTTTCCAACGTTATAATTATGGTGGAAGATTTTCTGTGAATTTTAAACCGGACACCCGTAATAACTTCACTGCAGGTTTTTATACCGGAAAAAAGTTCCAGAGCCGGGTGGCTGATCTTATCTACCACAATACCCGGCAAGATCTGAATACCGGCGATTGGTCGTCTCATACCTATTATAATGAGAATACACAAAACAAGGAAGGCATTTTTACTTTAGCAAACCTGGACTACAGCCACGATTTTAGTGAAGGATCGAGGCTGAGCTTTTCAGGGTTACTTGAGCGGGCGGATCTTTCGGGAACCACTTATAACCTGAATGTTCAATATCCATACATTAAGGACACCATCCAGTATACCGTCAATCCCAATACCAACCCGCTTAATGCTTACCGGGCCAAACTTGACTATCAGAAAAAAATAGGGAGCGGAAACCTTCAAACAGGCTACCAGTTCCGGTACGATCACCAGCAGGGCAATTTTCTCTACCAAACCCGGATCAACGGAAGCAAACAGTTTGAAACAGATCCCCATTTCAGCAGTTCGGTTCGGGTAGAGAACCGTATTCATGCGGGTTACATTCAATACAACGGTTCGTCAAAAGCATTCAACTATGCCGCAGGATTAAGACTGGAACATTCGGAAAGGGATTTGTTACTATCCAATACAGGTCATCAAAACCAATTGCAGCTCACCAACCTGTTTCCCTCTCTTCTGATAAGATACACTCTTTCAGAACATAGCGTTTTGAAGGCAGGCTATAATAAAAGGGTTAAACGTACTAATAACTTTGAACTGAACCCGGTACCCGAAAGGGAACACTCCGAAACCCTGGAGCAGGGTGATCCAAACCTGTTACCGGAGTTTACCGGCACTTATGAAGCGGGTATTGAATACAGTTTTGGAAAGAATACATTATTTGCAACCTTTTATCATCAAAGCATTGACAATCCCATTCAAAGAGTGAATAGTGTATTTGCAGATACGATACTCAACCGGATATTTACCAATGCCGGCCGCGCTTTACAAACCGGCCTGGAAGCTAATCTGAACATTGCGCTAAGTAAAATGTGGCAATTGGTGTTGGGTGGTAATTTGTACGACTACCAGATTAAAGGAAAAATTTTCAACGGGACGTTACCGGTGCAAAACCGCAGCCTGGTATACAGTATCAACAGTACCCAGTCATTTAACCTGTCTCAAAACTGGTTGCTCCAATTCAGCTTGAATTATATTTCCCGGCGGGCTACCGCCCAGGGTGAAGACGGCGCCTTCATCACCCCCCATTTCACTGTCAAAAAAACAACTGCAAATAAGCGATGGTACTTCCAGTTGCAGTGGCTGAATATGGATGGGGGTTTAAATATTTCCAACCGGCAGCGCATCACCACCCGGGGTAATGATTTTTACACCACAACCCATTATATCTATGAGCCCGACCAACTACAACTTTCGGTAGGATTTAATTTATCGCGCAAAAACCGGAAAATAGTACTTCCCCAAAGTGAGATGGGAGAAAAAGAATTTTAACCTTCTGCAGATTCAGGCAAACTTTTCAAAATAAATTTGAGTAGTCAAATAACTACATATATATTTGTAGTCAAATAGCTACACAATGAATCTGAGAAGAGATGTATTTCAAGCCATTGCCGATCCTACCCGAAGGGCCATATTATTATTATTAACAGCCGCTCCGTCGCTTACAGCCGGTGCAATTGCAGCCAACTTTGATACAGCAAGACCGACAGTATCTAAACATTTACAAATACTTACTGAGTGCGAACTCCTGCAGTCGCAACCGAACGGCCGTGAGATGTATTATCAACTAAATCCGAAAAAAATGAAAGAGATTGATGACTTCATTGAACCTTTCCGGCAAATGTGGGACGACCGTTTCAATAAGCTGGAAGCCATTATGAAGCAACGCGGAAAGAAAAAACACGATTAAACAAGCACCCTTAAAATAAACCATTACCGATGGAAAGAAAGACAAAAATACATGCCGAAAATGGCAGGCAGGAATTAACCATAACCCGGGAATTCGATCTGCCGGTTGAATTACTATTTGAGGCGCATACGGATGCCCGAATTATAGAACAATGGATGGGTAACAAGGTCTTAAAATTTGAAGCGAAGCCACATGGAGGGTATCAGTTTGAGACAACTGATCCGCAAGGCAATGTGTTGTTTAAAGCTAATGGTGTTATACATACGTTGATACCCGATCGAAAGATGATACGCACTTTTGAAATGGAAAACGCTCCTTTTGATGTTCAGTTGGAATACCTGGAATTTGAAGCATTAACGGATGATACCAGTAAACTGACCATGCAGGTACTATACCGCTCGGTGGAGCTTCGCGATCAGCAATTAAAAATGCCTTTTGAATACGGTATCAATATGGCCCACGACCGCCTGGAAGCGATTTTAAAAAAATAAAAAAAAGGTTATGCCAAAAAGAAATAAGATCATTTACTGGATTGCCACCATTTGGCTGGCATTAGGCATGTTGTCAACCGGTATCGTGCAGCTTATTCAGTTAGAGGAAGAGACAGAAATGATGAAGAGGTTGGGTTATCCCTCCTATTTATTGGGTGTTATTGGAATATGGAAGATACTAGGTGTAGTGGCTGTTCTGATACCCAAATTTCCTTTGCTGAAAGAGTGGGCCTACGCCGGGTTCTTCTTTGTAATGTCAGGAGCCGTACTATCACATTTTGCAATAGGCGATGGTGCAAAAGAGTTCTTTGGGCCGGTATTATTGTTGGTACTTATATTTATATCCTGGTATTTCAGGCCCGTTAACAGAAAGCTTGTTTCGTCCACTTAATAAACACCTATATGAATCCGAAAGTTGATTTCTTTTTTGATAAGGATGGGCCATGGCGGGCTGCATTTGAGCAGATGAGAGCACTTGCCCTGGATTGCGGGCTTACTGAAGAACTCAAATGGGGGCAGCCCTGCTATTGCCTGGGCAAAGCCAATATTGTTTTGATACATGGTTTTAAAGAGTATTGTGCGCTCCTGTTCTTTAAAGGCGCTTTGTTGCAAGACCCGGAAGGTATATTAATTCAGCAAACAGAAAATGTTCAGTCGGCGCGGCAATTACGATTTACCGGTTTAGAAGAAGTAAAACAAAAAGCAAAGGCGATCAAAGCTTATATTTACGAAGCGATAGAAGTGGAAAAAGCAGGATTGAAAGTGCCTTTAAAAAAAACCGCCGCTTTCGAAGTTCCTGAAGAATTTAAAACAGCATTAGATAAACAACCGGCATTGCAAAAAGCATTTGAAGCGTTGACTCCGGGCCGTCAAAGGGCCTACCTGTTTTATTTTGCTCAGGCGAAGCAGTCCAAAACCAGGGAGGCCCGGGTGAAGAAATATATACCCAAAATCATGGAAGGAATGGGATTGGATGATTAGGGTTTGCGGGCCTACGGCACGCAGAACATCTATCAACATTTTGGGCTACCAATAGATGGTTCCTACGGAACAAAACCATCCTGTTAAAATTCTCTTGGACGCCATTGTTCTTTTCAATAAAGGAAAGAATAGGATGAAAACTTATAAGACCCTATCAAAAAAGGCAGCAGATAAAAACGAAAAAAAAGCCAAAGGCATTATAGTAAGTAAAAGTCGATGATGATACCTACGGCATACGAAACATTTGTCAACATTATAGGCTATAAAGAAAAGCGAAACAATGCCGGAGGCATTACCTGTTTATAGATATATAGCATAAAAATCACGTGTTGCCGCATAGCGGCTACCCGTTAATTTCAAAGTAAGGCTCTATTCGTCTTTGGGATCATGAAAAATAAATTGTTTATTATAGTCAATCTTATATTTTTTCAACATATCTGCATATTCGTCCCGAAACCTGGTATTGACATGATGTTGTTTCTGATTCATAATGTATTTAGCAACAGCATCAATTTGTGAACGGCTATTACTGAAGGTTCCATGCCCTTCCTGCCAGTAAAATTTATGTTTTATAAAATTTTTCTTATTGATAAATTCACTGCTATCGCCTTTTACCTGCCGCATTAAATCAGAAATAGATTGTACACGATTTAATCTGATGAATAAATGAAGATGATCACTAGCAGCATTAATAGCAATAATTTTATGACCATTATTTTGAACAATGCCTGTAA belongs to Niabella yanshanensis and includes:
- a CDS encoding alpha/beta fold hydrolase gives rise to the protein MKKPFLNFYCAMALVVSVIACRQPVPKETAGKQSSDSSSQQMPVPKDTGYADVNGLKLYYEVYGQGQPIVLLHGSFMTIPLNWSHIIPLLAPNRRVIVAEMQGHGRTRDISREFGYEAMADDVSGLLKHLKVDSADVLGYSMGGGVAFQMAVRHPAQVRRLIILSGTYAHDGWWPDVEASYAGINAEMFRGTPIQKQYDSLGNDPAHFSEFVKKVMSIDLKPYDWTAAVQQIKAPLFMAIGDADGVRYEHALELFRAKGGGKMGDIHGLPQSRLAILPGTTHIGMMQRTDWLIPMINEFLDADLTAPPPTF
- a CDS encoding PAS domain-containing sensor histidine kinase, whose protein sequence is MNPGDPQQMNYSDKKSDEVSVREHGQGGEALLLSVLDSSLDIIQAFDAVRDQSGGIIDFIWKVQNKKGLEQNGDVIGKSLLQHNPGVMLSGIFERMVKVVETGIPSEQEQFYYHEQFKDQWFYQALVRQGDGVTMTTRDITAQKKDHLETLAAKRRLEAVINVSAIALAKLVAVRDREGIIIDFIYEWLNDAAIRMGIDKAGKSLLASFPYARISGLFGLMVKASETGAMQQTELHYAAEGYDWWLYYKIVKLDDGVMFSCDNITERKQSEQALQEQARLIQAVTDVMPDMMSVVALPSRDIIYANRDALVTLGFDDERVAISYTERRRLFHPEDLPALEKYYQRFISLTDEEENKVEYRLRKSNGEWVLLSVRGKVFKRDAFGNVSQVLMIGQDITERRNRERQVLELKDQIAQKAKDQLKQSESLLASIFKASPVGLGFFDTRGEAVLLNDEMRRFLPTGMMPSRDKKNVDRWLAFQPDGSRIKPYDYPGTRALKGDPILPFLEMQYLGDDADPIWARVSSIPFLDDKGVVLGFISVITDINELKKTTEELKVSERQLKQLLKQKDDFIGIASHELKTPVTSIKAYGQLVQANLERAGDHKNANLLARLNGQVDRLISLINQLLDLTRVQEGKLQLHTEDTDINELLHERIEEIQPTTSSYFVLHPEPLPLIKVDRERIGQVITNLLSNAIKYSSPDTLITIGSATQANGIRVSVKDQGEGIAEQDQQKVFERFFRTTDGHTHLAPGMGLGLYISAQIIHRHGGHFTLESKKGEGSVFSFFLPFENTGSSIA
- a CDS encoding helix-turn-helix domain-containing protein, whose protein sequence is MSYPIEIKDKAKNTKGIKIEAFRKNVRTTAPHKHHSYIELVYLSAGSGRHTIDADTFIIIPPVLHIIQQDQLHFWNIDSDPAGYVLILKKTFVDQYFDYELNYLLSRVSTCSALNIDPEKAPAIESLFELLVQENKGIEKQNAVLIHLMKALLTKLLQQLPTSVTKSPGNLYFSFCEQLSASKSLINNVAYYARQLHTSPQNLNAACKRQAGKPASVIISAHIVSEASRLLLYTQQSVSEIAYRLGFKDNSHFTKYFKKHTGSTPSQLRLP
- a CDS encoding TonB-dependent receptor domain-containing protein, with translation MTRVTLLFSAFLAPLFCLAQTITIKGILLDSSDQQPIRSVTIHIVEKSSVIVAGGTTDQRGTFSISLTDRRPEKIKFSHASYKDVEITFPSPNGSIANIGTVQLVPRVQSLAAIIVDGRKAPSSFKIDRQVYQASQFGNAANGTGTDVLRNLPSVSINAQGEIAFRGSGSFLLLLNGKPTQTDPALVLEQLPAGSIERVEVITSPGAAYDADGKSGVINIVTKTGVEDGWMVQANIMGGTPPLNDFDNKRYNNPQRYGVDLSTSYNKKKWNWNLGLNYLRNDIAGYREGDVYTIRDGIKTSFPSSGERSFQRYNYGGRFSVNFKPDTRNNFTAGFYTGKKFQSRVADLIYHNTRQDLNTGDWSSHTYYNENTQNKEGIFTLANLDYSHDFSEGSRLSFSGLLERADLSGTTYNLNVQYPYIKDTIQYTVNPNTNPLNAYRAKLDYQKKIGSGNLQTGYQFRYDHQQGNFLYQTRINGSKQFETDPHFSSSVRVENRIHAGYIQYNGSSKAFNYAAGLRLEHSERDLLLSNTGHQNQLQLTNLFPSLLIRYTLSEHSVLKAGYNKRVKRTNNFELNPVPEREHSETLEQGDPNLLPEFTGTYEAGIEYSFGKNTLFATFYHQSIDNPIQRVNSVFADTILNRIFTNAGRALQTGLEANLNIALSKMWQLVLGGNLYDYQIKGKIFNGTLPVQNRSLVYSINSTQSFNLSQNWLLQFSLNYISRRATAQGEDGAFITPHFTVKKTTANKRWYFQLQWLNMDGGLNISNRQRITTRGNDFYTTTHYIYEPDQLQLSVGFNLSRKNRKIVLPQSEMGEKEF
- a CDS encoding ArsR/SmtB family transcription factor — encoded protein: MNLRRDVFQAIADPTRRAILLLLTAAPSLTAGAIAANFDTARPTVSKHLQILTECELLQSQPNGREMYYQLNPKKMKEIDDFIEPFRQMWDDRFNKLEAIMKQRGKKKHD
- a CDS encoding SRPBCC family protein, which gives rise to MERKTKIHAENGRQELTITREFDLPVELLFEAHTDARIIEQWMGNKVLKFEAKPHGGYQFETTDPQGNVLFKANGVIHTLIPDRKMIRTFEMENAPFDVQLEYLEFEALTDDTSKLTMQVLYRSVELRDQQLKMPFEYGINMAHDRLEAILKK
- a CDS encoding DoxX family protein, which gives rise to MPKRNKIIYWIATIWLALGMLSTGIVQLIQLEEETEMMKRLGYPSYLLGVIGIWKILGVVAVLIPKFPLLKEWAYAGFFFVMSGAVLSHFAIGDGAKEFFGPVLLLVLIFISWYFRPVNRKLVSST
- a CDS encoding YdeI/OmpD-associated family protein; translation: MNPKVDFFFDKDGPWRAAFEQMRALALDCGLTEELKWGQPCYCLGKANIVLIHGFKEYCALLFFKGALLQDPEGILIQQTENVQSARQLRFTGLEEVKQKAKAIKAYIYEAIEVEKAGLKVPLKKTAAFEVPEEFKTALDKQPALQKAFEALTPGRQRAYLFYFAQAKQSKTREARVKKYIPKIMEGMGLDD
- the tnpA gene encoding IS200/IS605 family transposase; translation: MSNTYTRIYIHIIFAVRYRRAAIEQAWEDQLHKCITGIVQNNGHKIIAINAASDHLHLFIRLNRVQSISDLMRQVKGDSSEFINKKNFIKHKFYWQEGHGTFSNSRSQIDAVAKYIMNQKQHHVNTRFRDEYADMLKKYKIDYNKQFIFHDPKDE